The Siniperca chuatsi isolate FFG_IHB_CAS linkage group LG12, ASM2008510v1, whole genome shotgun sequence genome has a segment encoding these proteins:
- the gtpbp8 gene encoding GTP-binding protein 8, which translates to MFRLRLRLQPGTHVYAVSRRSVHKLASLQKATMLPPKKAQSLLYPFSELEAYLDRSVDRTQFKLFHPSVEDMVKAEKLFSSSPSHKIDYYVSAERMEHAPALKQPEVCFIGRSNVGKSSLIKALFSLTPEVEVRVSKTPGHTKKMNFFRVGRAFTIVDMPGYGHRAPKDFVDMVEPYLFTRKNLVRTFLLVDGSVGLQKADLIALEMCEEIRSPYVMVVTKTDKCGHGTLLTNLLNLQDVVKTQTASCFPQPFLVSSLQFWGIYLLRCFIAHVTGGIRLTDTSQS; encoded by the exons ATGTTTCGGCTGCGGCTGCGGCTTCAGCCTGGGACTCATGTTTATGCTGTTTCCCGGCGGAGTGTCCATAAACTCGCTTCTCTTCAGAAAGCCACAATGCTTCCCCCAAAGAAAGCCCAAAGCTTACTTTACCCCTTTAGTGAGCTGGAGGCTTACCTGGACAG GTCTGTGGACAGGACACAGTTCAAGCTGTTCCATCCCAGTGTGGAGGACATGGTTAAAGCAGAAAAGCTCTTCTCCTCTTCACCGTCTCATAAGATTGATTACTACGTCTCTGCAGAGAGGATGGAACATGCTCCTGCACTGAAACAGCCAGAG GTGTGTTTCATCGGCAGAAGCAACGTGGGCAAATCGTCTCTCATCAAAGCTCTTTTCTCCCTGACTCCTGAGGTAGAAGTCCGGGTCTCCAAAACTCCA GGTCACACAAAGAAGATGAACTTCTTCAGAGTGGGCAGAGCTTTCACCATCGTTGACATGCCAGGCTATGGACACAGAGCACCCAAAGACTTTGTGGATATGGTGGAGCCGTACCTGTTCACAAGGAAAAA TCTGGTGAGGACATTCCTGTTGGTCGATGGCAGTGTCGGTCTTCAGAAGGCTGACCTGATCGCCCTGGAGATGTGCGAGGAGATCAGAAGTCCATATGTG ATGGTGGTGACCAAGACTGACAAATGTGGACACGGAACACTGCTGACAAACCTATTGAACCTTCAGGATGTGGTTAAAACACAGACCGCAAGCTGCTTCCCTCAGCCATTCCTGGTCAG CTCCCTCCAGTTTTGGGGGATCTACCTCCTGAGATGCTTCATTGCCCACGTAACAGGAGGCATCAGGCTAACGGACACCTCTCAAAGCTGA
- the slc10a2 gene encoding ileal sodium/bile acid cotransporter: protein MSVFKATTAVPNACDSLATICSGANCLVLDSNFNAALGLVLSTVLTIMLAMVMFAMGCTVDIEQLWGHIKKPWGIFIGFLCQFGIMPLTAFALSLAFGVLPVQAVVIIIMGCCPGGSGSNIICYWLDGDMDLSITMTACSSVLALGMMPLCLLIYTSIWTSNSTIQIPYDSIGITLVALLIPITLGIYVKRKWPHVAKKILKVGSIAGFGLIVIIAVVGGILYQSSWTIAPSLWIIGTIYPFVGFGLGFFLARFAGQPWYRCRTIALETGFQNSQLCSTIVQLSFRPAELEVMFAFPLIYSIFQLVVVIISVGGYQAYKKSCCRSSADTDSEAPSLEAGDGGPAKEKDYAVENSAFEFDENGNSEEKGKDINRNTQL, encoded by the exons ATGTCCGTGTTCAAGGCAACAACTGCGGTGCCTAATGCCTGCGACTCTCTTGCCACAATCTGTTCAGGCGCAAACTGCCTTGTTCTTGACAGTAACTTCAATGCAGCACTGGGCCTGGTGTTGAGCACAGTGCTCACCATAATGCTTGCTATGGTCATGTTCGCCATGGGTTGCACTGTGGATATCGAACAGCTGTGGGGCCACATCAAGAAACCCTGGGGCATCTTCATCGGCTTCCTCTGCCAGTTTGGCATCATGCCTCTCACAGCTTTTGCCTTGTCCCTGGCCTTCGGCGTGCTACCTGTGCAGGCTGTTGTCATCATCATTATGGGCTGCTGTCCTGGTGGTTCCGGCTCCAACATTATCTGCTACTGGCTGGATGGAGACATGGACCTAAG TATCACTATGACAGCCTGTTCCTCTGTCCTGGCCTTGGGGATGatgcctctctgtctgctcatTTACACCTCCATCTGGACCTCCAACAGCACCATCCAGATCCCATATGACAGCATCG GTATCACTCTAGTGGCCCTTCTTATCCCAATTACTCTGGGAATATACGTTAAACGCAAGTGGCCCCACGTGGCAAAGAAGATCCTCAAG GTAGGGTCAATTGCAGGCTTTGGTCTCATTGTTATCATAGCTGTGGTTGGAGGAATTCTCTACCAGTCCTCCTGGACCATTGCTCCCTCCCTATGGATTATTGGAACTATCTACCCCTTCGTTGGTTTCGGCTTGGGGTTCTTCCTGGCCCGCTTTGCAGGTCAGCCTTGGTACAG ATGTCGAACCATCGCATTGGAGACAGGTTTCCAGAACTCCCAGCTGTGCAGCACCATTGTCCAGCTGTCCTTCAGACCTGCTGAGTTGGAGGTCATGTTTGCATTCCCCCTCATCTACAGCATCTTCCAGCTAGTGGTGGTAATCATATCTGTGGGAG GATACCAGGCATATAAAAAGTCATGTTGCCGTAGTTCAGCTGATACAGACAGTGAAGCTCCATCCCTGGAAGCTGGCGACGGTGGACCAGCAAAAGAGAAGGACTATGCTGTGGAAAATAGTGCCTTTGAGTTTGATGAGAATGGCAACAGCGAAGAGAAGGGTAAGGACATTAACAGGAACACCCAGCTGTGA